The Centroberyx gerrardi isolate f3 chromosome 12, fCenGer3.hap1.cur.20231027, whole genome shotgun sequence genome has a window encoding:
- the LOC139917911 gene encoding 1-phosphatidylinositol phosphodiesterase-like gives MKTSHKNLLFPYTVLSLMILCHGKDLFFNDNRNLVLPGSYNIPWMAGIEDFRDLSLLTIPGTHDSMALHGGPEAECQVLSLKDQLRAGVRYLDLKVFALGNTMYVMHGIMYQHSTFKEVLDTVQAFLSEFKTEAVIIRVKPESFEKDSVNQMVQSLIGNDKHFWVSSGMPNMGQVRGKIVFVQKSTFTLGIPLIDTEGKDGNKVDHIKDKDNAIIKHLNQAAEAFGGDNIVLTYSSGTGFGTFWGMFLTPKRVAEKVNPWLNRYLRQFYPNHPRPCFGVIAMDFPGIDLIQTVINLN, from the exons ATGAAGACCAGTCACAAAAATCTGCTTTTCCCCTATACGGTGCTGTCTCTCAT GATTTTGTGCCATGGAAAGGACCTTTTCTTCAACGACAATCGAAACCTTGTACTCCCGGGGTCCTACAACATTCCCTGGATGGCGGGCATTGAGGACTTCCgtgacctctctctcctcaccatcCCTGGCACCCACGACAGCATGGCCCTCCACGGAGGCCCGGAGGCCGAATGCCAGGTCTTGTCCCTGAAGGATCAGCTGAGGGCCGGCGTACGTTACCTAGATCTCAAAGTGTTTGCGCTGGGCAACACCATGTACGTCATGCACGGGATAATGTACCAGCACAGCACTTTCAAGGAGGTCCTGGACACCGTGCAAGCCTTCCTGTCAGAGTTTAAGACTGAGGCCGTTATCATCCGAGTCAAACCAGAGTCCTTTGAAAAAGACAGTGTCAATCAAATGGTGCAGAGTCTGATTGGCAATGACAAGCATTTTTGGGTGAGCTCTGGAATGCCCAACATGGGTCAGGTCAGGGGGAAAATAGTCTTTGTACAGAAAAGCACCTTCACGCTAGGAATCCCTCTCATAGATACAGAGGGTAAAGATGGCAATAAGGTTGACCACATTAAAGATAAAGACAACGCCATAATTAAACACTTGAACCAAGCCGCTGAAGCTTTTGGAGGCGATAATATTGTTCTCACCTACTCTAGCGGTACTGGCTTCGGTACATTCTGGGGCATGTTTCTAACTCCGAAAAGGGTGGCTGAAAAGGTAAACCCGTGGCTTAATCGGTACTTGAGGCAGTTTTACCCTAATCATCCCAGACCATGCTTTGGTGTCATCGCCATGGACTTCCCTGGTATTGACCTCATTCAGACTGTTATCAATTTAAATTAG
- the LOC139917881 gene encoding uncharacterized protein LOC139917881, with protein MSVTMTKGEGVTVFTMNSNPKSSWPPICQILGALCYSPTCCSVTERLRRVQSTSQSALGAMQIMVGLLNIGLGAILCSSGGGSWYQMDIYAYPYWLGALFILFGIICILSEKFPSPCLVIVNVLLNLAGVGFAIAAIILYSINLANIGMYWMCERDYDYGWYNRRESSTPSPPTDEQRAMKEQCMEARATTLMLLRSINIVLIVLSVLQLCLVISSAVLGIKALRKNGKEVSKSIDDLEHYKPLLEEVTTNPIA; from the exons ATGTCAGTGACCATGACCAAGGGTGAGGGGGTGACAGTGTTCACTATGAACTCTAACCCCAAAAGTTCTTGGCCTCCAATTTGCCAAATCCTCGGGGCCCTTTGCTACAGCCCAACATGCTGCTCAGTGACGGAGCGTCTGCGGAGGGTCCAGAGTACTTCTCAGTCCGCACTGGGG GCTATGCAGATTATGGTTGGGTTGCTCAACATTGGCCTTGGGGCCATCCTCTGCTCTAGCGGTGGTGGCTCTTGGTATCAAATGGATATATACGCCTATCCTTATTGGCTTGGAGCTTTG TTCATTCTATTTGGCATCATATGCATTTTGTCTGAGAAGTTCCCCAGTCCATGCCTG GTCATTGTCAATGTGCTTTTGAATCTGGCGGGAGTTGGTTTCGCCATTGCGGCCATCATACTCTACTCCATTAACTTGGCAAATATTGGAATGTATTGGATGTGCGAACGTGACTATGACTACGGCTGGTACAACCGGCGTGAAAGTTCAACTCCAAGTCCACCTACTGATGAGCAGAGGGCCATGAAGGAGCAATGCATGGAGGCCAGAGCGACTACTCTA ATGCTTTTGAGATCCATCAACATTGTGTTGATCGTTCTGTCAGTCCTTCAGCTCTGCCTCGTCATCAGCTCTGCTGTCCTGGGGATCAAGGCTCTGAGGAAGAATGGAAAGGAAGTGAGCAAG aGCATTGATGACCTGGAGCACTACAAACCACTGCTGGAGGAAGTCACCACTAACCCCATAGCCTAA